Proteins from a genomic interval of Xiphias gladius isolate SHS-SW01 ecotype Sanya breed wild chromosome 23, ASM1685928v1, whole genome shotgun sequence:
- the fhl1a gene encoding four and a half LIM domains protein 1a translates to MTDRFDCYYCRDNLHGKKYVKKDDKHVCTKCFNKLCANTCAECKRPIGADSKELHHKNRHWHEDCFRCAKCYKPLASEPFSARDDGKIMCGKCSSREDGNRCQGCYKVVMPGSQNVEYKNKVWHEECFTCFECKQPIRTQSFLTKGDDIYCAPCHDKKFAKKCFHCKQPITSGGISYQEQPWHSECFVCHTCRKPLAGARFTSHENNVYCVDCYKTDVAKKCHNCKNPITGFGHGTNVVNYEGYSWHEYCFNCKKCSLSLANKRFVIVGDHIYCPDCSKKL, encoded by the exons ATGACCGATCGCTTCGACTGCTACTACTGCCGTGACAACCTGCACGGGAAGAAGTACGTGAAGAAGGACGACAAGCACGTGTGCACCAAGTGCTTCAACAAGCTATGTGCCAACACCTGCGCAGAGTGCAAGCGCCCCATCGGCGCTGATTCCAAG gAGCTGCACCACAAGAACCGCCACTGGCATGAGGACTGTTTCCGCTGCGCCAAGTGCTACAAGCCATTGGCCAGTGAGCCATTCAGCGCACGGGACGATGGGAAGATAATGTGTGGCAAGTGTAGCTCCAGGGAGGATGGCAACCGGTGCCAGGGCTGCTATAAGGTGGTCATGCCAG GATCCCAGAACGTGGAGTACAAGAACAAGGTGTGGCACGAGGAATGCTTCACCTGCTTCGAATGCAAGCAGCCAATCCGCACGCAGAGTTTCCTGACCAAGGGTGATGACATCTACTGCGCTCCCTGCCATGACAAGAAGTTCGCCAAGAAGTGCTTCCACTGCAAGCAG cCCATCACCTCTGGAGGGATCAGCTACCAGGAGCAGCCCTGGCACTCCGAGTGTTTCGTGTGCCACACCTGCCGTAAACCCCTGGCAGGCGCTCGCTTCACTTCCCATGAGAACAACGTGTACTGCGTGGACTGCTACAAGACTGATGTGGCCAAGAAGTGCCACAACTGCAAGAACCCCATCACAG GGTTCGGCCACGGCACCAACGTCGTCAACTATGAGGGCTACTCCTGGCACGAGTATTGCTTCAACTGCAAGAAGTGCAGCCTCTCGCTGGCCAACAAGCGCTTTGTCATCGTGGGAGATCATATCTACTGCCCTGACTGCTCCAAGAAGCTGTGA